In Parerythrobacter aestuarii, the sequence TCGGCCCCAGATGTTCGCCGGGGTGACGATGAACTTCTTCATCATCAATTTGATGGTGACGACGATCGCTTTCCTGATCCTGAAAAGCTTCTGGATCATTCCCATCCCGATCGTCACCCACGCGATCGGCTATTTCGTGAGCCTGCGC encodes:
- a CDS encoding type IV secretion system protein VirB3, producing the protein MTDLVRHPVHRALTRPQMFAGVTMNFFIINLMVTTIAFLILKSFWIIPIPIVTHAIGYFVSLREPRVFDLWITKVSMCPRVKNYKRWGCNSYAP